TACGTCTACCTAGGAGGCGGAGAAGCAGCCCCAGCGACACAGACAGCAGCCACCGCTGCGCCGGCCGCGACGCAGACAGCTGCACCCCGGGGCGCCCGGGCAGGGCCACGGCCCCGGCGCCGGCGGAGGCCCGGCAAGGGGCGTGGCTACCAGCGTGCAGCAGCTCCCAGCGCAGCCGCTCTCCGAGGACGAGAAGGAGAGCCTACTCTACATGGTGGAGGAGAAGCTAGCCCGTGACGCATACAACAGGCTAGCCGAGATGTACCCCGACGTACCAGTGTTCGCCAACATAGCGAGGAGCGAGCAGCAGCACGTAGACTCCGTGATGCAGCTAATAGAGAAGTACGGGCTCGACGTAGAGCTAGGGCCGCCCGGTGTGTTCCACAACCAGGAGCTACAGAGCCTCTACAACGAGCTAGTAGACCGCGGCTCCAAGAGCCTAGAAGAAGCACTGAAAGTGGGCGCACTGATAGAGGAGAAGGACATAGTAGACCTAGAGGAATGGCTCGCTAAGACCGACAACGAGGACATCAAGCTAGTCTACGAGAACCTAATGCACGGCAGCTTCAACCACCTATGCGCCTTCACAAGGACCATGAAAAGCATGCTAGGCGTAGACTACAAGCCAGTACTCCTCGACGAAGAGACATACAACAGCATCATATCCAGCTGCCAGATGGGCGGCCCCAAGCGCTAAAGGAATACAGAGAGAACACAGCCCCAGGGCACAACCCCCTACACAGCACCAACACCCCGACACACGCCACACGCATGAACGTATTTTCTCGCCCCAGGCAGGGACAAGCCCTCTGCCAGACACCACAGCGAGCGTTAGTGTTACCGTATTCAGTTAGCCTCGGAATACAGCATCTATGGGCAATGTCAGGTCAACGGATTGACCCAAGGTCTTCGCTGTCACTAAGAATTGATGACAGAAAGGTTAAGTACATGCAGTCAGGCAAGTGATAATCAATAGAGCTGACGGGAGAGGCCTATCCTGTTACAGTCCTGCATCATGTTAAATACTTTGGCGGGCTGAGAATGCTTTAGGATTTAGTAAAGCATGAATTGAAGCCACCGTCAAATGGACAAAGTGAGATTCAGAGAGCAAGCATGAAGCTCGTTGCGGGAATTACGGAATCAACAAATTTAGTTGTTTATGAAGTAAGGCGTGTTGAAACGCAGTGTAATTGATTGCTACTATGTGGCTGAGAATGATTAGACAGAGTCTAATTCTCTGCTATGTTATTTGGATGCTGTTTAAGCGATTCTACTAGCTCTTTCACCTTTTGCCAGCATAGGTATTCTCTCGACAGTCTAGCCAGTTCATTATCTATGTTGGCTACTTCTTTCCAGTCCACACAGCGCAAATATTGGTCATTAGCTAAATCTATGGAAAAGACCCTTAGGACAAGATATGTGATTATTCCACTGACATCGATAAACTTGTTGAGGTATTTCAGCAGGTATTCGGGAACGGGTTCAAGTTCTATCCAATCCCTATAGGTAGCAATTCTAGCACCCGTCTCCAAGAATCTGGGATGAACACGGTGTGCATGTCCAGAGAGTTCGCTGTAATAGTCATGTATTATTTTAAAAAGATGGCCATCTATAATGCCCCAGTTCTTTAACTGTTCTAGAAGCTTGGCGAATGCAGCACTTGGATTAAAATCTGTCAGCTTACTTTCCATTAAGTCAAACAAGTATGCTGATGGTACAATTCTACTATCTCCTATTTCTTTCTCGATAAGCTCTAGCAGCTCTTTAAAGCTCTTAGCAGCTTTAAAGCCATTTATCTTCTTCAGATTCACTGCATTCTTACGGTATTGCGGTATTGCCAGTAGGTCAAAGATTATGCCACGGATAACACTCTCTAGCGCATTACGCAGTTCGCTGAAAGCTACACTGTAATAGCCTGTAAGAGCTGATAGAAGAGAATACCTCATAAGCATTACAGCATCATAATGATAGACTATTAGTGCTGTATGTAGTTGCCAAAACTCGTTGAAGATCTCCTCGTTGCATACATTTTTTGAAGGCATAAGACCAACAATTAATTCTCCAGAGCTGTTCATTGCACTCATTAAGTTATCAATTATCTCAGCCACGCTCAACGTGCTATAAACCGATGGTAAAGCCTCAATATTATCGCTCACTTTGCTAATGTGAGTGCTCATATTTTTTGAATATGTATAGTACAAAATCGGTAATTCGTGCAAGCTTACGTAAAGTTTCATCCTCGTTCTTATTATTGTTACTCCGTAGCTCCACAGCTATCCCTAAGCTCTTTATAGACAACCAAGAAGCTATATTTAAATTTTATAGTATAATTTCCTCGATTACTCTGTAAAAGGGCTCATACAAGGACAAGGGATGACCGTATAATGGTTCCGTATAATGATAGGAAACCACGAGACACTTAGTCTGACGCTTTAGAGTCCATAATCTGCAGAATCTAGCTCTATGCACGATACGTCGGTAACCGGGATGAGCTTGAATGAAATAGCCCTGTAAGAATCCAAGAAGCTAGATATCAGCTTACAAGCACTTCATGTTATAATGATTGGCGTGATTCTTATAATGAGCTTTTTATCCTTAACGCTGGCCCTAATTGATAGCACATTATAATTCTTCTCGAGTTGTCTAGCATGATTTTTAGGGTGATAATGTTGAGGGCTTTCCTGGAGGCAAGTAATGTCCCAGCCAGCAGGCTGGCTAGGAGGAGTTTAGCAGCCGTTTGGATGTAGCTGGCCTTTTCTACTAGCTGACTATAGGCTTCTGGTCGAAGACGCCGTGCTACATTGTCTACGAGATGTTGTGCTACATGCTCGTCGAGGACCAGAGCGCTAGAATAGAGTGCCCTCATAGCATAGCTTTTGCCGGTATTCGGTGGGCCTAGGGGCAGGGTCACGTCTCCTAGCGATAGCTCTGCGCTTCGGACGGGGCCGAAGTTCTCTAGGATAAGCTTCACTGGAGGTTCCCCTGCATATAGCCGCTGCACTCCTAGCCCTACCGGGCAGGGGCGACGCCCTATCAGCCTACCGTCACGCTCACAGCATGCCATTCTCCTGGGCGGTACATGAGACAGCATAAGCAGAAACCTTCTAAGGGTACATGAGGAGCGACTATCCTGTAGCTTGGGTTATTGCCCTTCTCAGGGCCGTCTCAGAGGACTGGTACCTAACTAAACATGGCTCTAATCTATGCCTAGCTCCTTGCTTGGCCCCGACAACAGTCAGCCGGCCAAGTGCGAACCGTAGCCTGATTCCCGGATGATGGGCGGGCTTAATTTGCGGGACTTTTTTATAGCAGATCCTGGCAACTGGTAATGAAACGGATGAGATGCATGCATGAGATAATGTTGGTAAGGCTGAGCACTTAAGGGATGTATCCGATGAGCTTGATTCACTTGTGGAAATGGAGTATGGGCTTGTATGGGCTGCATGCAAGTATGGTCTAGAGAATTTCAAGTACGCGGCGAGGAATGCTCGTGGGTTTATTCAGTCTTGTAGCGAGCTATCGGATACAGTTGAAGAGGTCTTCATGAAGTATTTTGTTGATATCGAGGATAACCTAGTAGGGGAGACTGTAACGCCTGCGGCACTACTCTACGTTATCGTGCCTCTAGGGTTTTTGTCCTATGTTTGCACGGTGGCTCTTCATGGCGCGTTGCCTTATGCAGCGGCTGGCCTAAGGCTTATTGTTGAAGCATTAACACTATCAGTATATGTTGATACTAAGTTTCCGGATAAAAGCTATGAGGAAAAACTAGACCTAATGTCAGAGAAGTATAATACATTTAGTGCCGTTGCTGAGGAGCTAAGAAGGTATGCAAAGATAGATAATAGACTTATAGATGACGTTATTACTGTATGGCGTGAAACATCAGCCTATCTCCACTTTGTTAATCGTGCCCGAAGGGCTGGTGCGAAAGGCATACTCCGCCTAGTCGAGAAATATGTAGAGGAGCACGGTGCTCCTCCAAGCGGCTTCACTATACCGTTGCCAACAGAGTTCCTCTTCGAGCATGATGCCAAGGAGCTAAGAAGGCTGGAAGAACTAATTAGATTAGTTACCAAGATTGTGCCTGGACTCCTTGAAGCCTGGGCAAGAACGCTCAGAGAGCACAGAGCTGGAGCTAACTAGTTCTCCTATTCTTGGTTATGGCCGGAGACCGATACTGGATAACATCGGTGGTTGCAGTTACAAGTGAGTTTGTTGAAGAGTCACTGAGAAGAACTTGATTGATGCAAGCGTGTTATTCACTGTGTAGCTAGTCTCTAATAGCTGATAGGCTGATAGTATGTATTGTGAAAAATATAAATAGATAAGAATGCTAGCTAGATACTGTCAAGCCGTGAAGTGTATACATGGCTGGAGGGATCTGATGGGATGAAGTTAAAGGAGGAGCGTGGGGAGTTTGAGCAATTGAAGCGCTTTTACGTTGAGAATAGCTGCGAGGTAGCGCATAGTAACTTTAACTACATCCTTAAGATTGATAAAGGCTTGATCATAGCCTGTGACGAGTTCTATGAAATATGCATAGAGTTGTTTCTCAAGTACTTTGTATACATAGAGGAAAGTATAAAGGGAATCGACCCGGAGACATACTTTAAGAGATATCTCCTGCCCTCCGTGCTTTTCTACATAGTAGCGCCGTTTCCTGGCTATGTGTGTACAAGCATACTCCAGGCCGCAATACCCCTTGCATACTTTGCGCTTAGGCAGATACTTGAGGCAATTACAATAGCCGTGTATATGGACACATGTCCGAGGTACAAGAACCTAGACTATGAAAGAAAGGCAAGGGAGGCCAGAAGGCTCACATTCTCTGATACACTTGGCTACTTTGAGCGGATAGACAGAGGACTCGCAGAGAACCTCAGAAGACTCTACGGTCTCCTCTCGAGCTACATACATCCCTTTGCCAGGAAGGGCCTGGGAGGTCTTGTGAGCCTTGCCGACAGATCGCTAGACGAGCATGGTATTCCTCCAACCTTCGCAACTGCATTTGCATTATCAAAATACACGGGAGGTAAGGCCGACGAGACTGAGCTTGCCAGGTTAAAGAAAACGATATATGAGACAGCTAGGCTAGTCATAGAACTAATAAACGTATGGCTCATGTACATTGCCAGAGGGTAACTGCAGAAAACGGGACTGGCATAGTTTATATCAGAAAGGTGTGCAGTTCCACGGATAGGTTTCTTGCTGCTAGGTCTACAGTATCTATTCGTCCCTCGGCTATCAGTTCTAGTAGCTTTTCAGCTGTTAGCTTAGCTTTATCTTCTCTTGTTATCCTCCTAGCAGCTTCTAGGATTGGTTTTAGGTTATCCTTTGAGAGCGTATGTATTGCTTCGCGTGCCTCTTCTTCAAGATTTTCTCGCAGAGCTCTTGCTAGTAGCTCTGTCGGTGTTTTGCCGTCTGTGCGTACTATTATTACTGCTATGGGTTTGTCCCGATGATGTCTTGCCAGTAATTTTGCGTAGCGTGCTGCCTGTAGTAATGGATTATGGCTCGCCGTTGCTATAGTTCCTTCCTCGGGAGTCTTTATTTCAAAAACTACTGCCATGCCAGTACAGTCTACATAAAGGTCTAGCCTTGCTCCAGTCGCAAAGTAGTGCTCCAAGTTTACAGTTTCACAGTCGGGAGGAAGTAAACTGCAAAGAACATGTTTTAACGCCTCCTTGAATGTCTCTCCGTCAAGCCTTAGAGTGAAGAGTGTGTCCAAGATTATTATGAGCTTTTCTGCGGTATTGTCTGAGGGTATTAAACTGAGTAGCTGCCCTACATGTGCCGCTACGTCTGTAGGACTTATTCCCGTCGAATACTGCATAGTATGATGTTGACTTCTGCATCTTACTGTAAGTGCATCCCAAGGTATGCTATCGTAGTGTTGCAGCCTCATCACTTTGAGTCCTCTAACACTATGTCTAACAATGTAGGCTTTCCATTTCTCCTCAAGCTTTTCAGCAGCTTCAGGACTTATTGTCTCTACTTTCCTTACTATGTTTCTATAGGTCTCTAGGGGCACGCAGACCAAGTCACCTACGTTCTCGCCTAACGATGATAGGATTATCTCAGACAGTGCGAGGTAGAGGGCTGTTTTGTCAACCGTTTTCCGCCTCGTTTTCCTCCTCAAGCGCTCATACCTCCGAGGCTATTTCGTTGGCGATTTTTGTCTTGGTAAGCTGTATAGAGTCCCTTAGTGGTTCGAGGAGAAGGCTTCTGATTTCCTCTCTAATCCGGCTTTCAGACATACTTGAGTAGGTGAACATGGAGAGATTAAGCATGTTTATGCCAAGATAGTTGTAAGTTGAGTTATTTATAGCTAAGCTTCTAGTCTCGGCCGGCACAGCGCCTACTATTAGATCAAGATCGAGTCCATTGCGTGGCAATCTGAGGGAGAAGAATGTTATTTGGGGCGTTCCCTTGGCCTCAAGATCGTTAAAGAATTCGTCAGGATCCTTGTAGTTTAGTAGTTGCGCTGCTACTTCTTCTGCTGACACCTTTCTATCAGGACCTATTATGCCCCCATACGCTATTATACGATACTTTATCCCACTCACGCGAAGTACAACAGCTTTGCCGCCACGCCTTTTTACTTGACCGTATAGGGCTTTCGCCAGCCTATTGGGGCCAATAGCGTTTATAACATCATAACCTGTTAACGTATCTACATCCCTGTTACTAGCATAACGTATTATCGCTTGAAACGCTGCTGTGAACGTTCTAACTTGTTTGGTTATAATACTTGGCCCATACAAGCGGACCTCTATTCCGCTTATATCGCTATTTGGACTCACTAAAGCTATTCCAGCAGGCTGGTAGCTTGTGAAACGTATGCTCGGGGAGCTAAGATTTAGAGTCCCTCCTATCGACACTCCAAGGTTTACCACACGTAGAGATCCTGAAGCAAGCAGAAGTGGTATCCAATCTCGTCCTCCCACTCTTATATAGGGGCTATCTCGTCTAGTTAAGGGTAGAATCCATAAATTAGTGCCCCTATAGCTATACATGAAGCCTCTCTCATAAACTACTAATGCAGCCCTTCTATCTACTTGTCTATTTGTAACGAGCTCTCCTCTATTAACCTCAAATTCCAGCCTTGTGCTATCAACGGGTTTAAGCGTTGCCTCGTTGCTCGGGAGTATACCTGCAACCATATCATCTATAAGCTCGCTAGGTCTAGCGTTTTGAGGAAATAAGAATACTATACGCCCTCTTGAATAAAGGTTAAGTTCCTGATTATTCTTAATATCGTCAACTATACTTTGTATGAGGTCCTCTTGGTGTATCTTTCCAAGACACTCATACCTACCAAGAGGCCTCTTTTTAATTGATGTATAGCAGTCAGCTAGCTGTTGCAAAGTCTTGGTGGGAGTGGCTTGTTGCAGAAACACATAGTAGGGTATAGCGTCTGCAGAGAACTTCCTTATTGTGCTGGACATGCCTACCCCTATAGTGGCTAACACTATAGGTGAGATATATAATGCTGCAGTACTATTGAGCCAGCTAGGCCAACTAAGGCGTCTCTAAGTTCCATAGCACCATAATCATCGCATGCATCTACTACCATCCCCTAGAAGCCTCATGGTGGTTTGATCGAGGCTTACCAGCTCGAGTCTGATTCTCTTCCTGTCTAGCTCGTATTCTCTTGTTGCCTCGGCTTCGTCGGGGAGGGGTTCATCTACGCCTAGAAGCCTTTCCTCTAGCAGGGCCTCGATCCGCTTCAGCGTAGCCTGGAGACCGCGTATCTCCTCTAGTAGCTGTTTCTCTACAGACAAGCTACTAGGGCACCCCGTTGCTACGGTATGAGCAGGCTCTGGGGGCGGTTAAGCTGCTCCTTCTATCTTCACGTCCTGGCCTCTAGCCTTAGGGAAATACATGGAAACAATTAGAGCAGCCTAACTATAAACGAGTCCAGGTCTGTGTCCTCCAAGCCGTCTTGTATGCCTGCTATCAGCTCCCGCAGCATAGCCCTCCATGCCGGGTCAGCATTGTCTATAAGATGCTTCACCTTCTCCACCACAACTGTCACTCCAGCCTCCTTCACATTTCTTGGCAACTCTCCTTCAACTACCTCATGGCAGTGCTTTCTCACGTCTTTATCACAGTATTCTACACTAGTAATGGGACTTCTCGGCACTACTAGTGCTATCCAGCATTCCGCACTACATTTCCACGACGCTATGCATATCTTAGGTCTGTCAGGCCGCCTAATACATAGTGACGCAAAGTACTTACCTCCGTGCTGTATTGGTTGAACTTCTTTATCCTTCTTGTTTCTCACAATGATCTCTTGTATGATTTTCCAAAGTCTTTGATAATACTCGTTTGCCCTATCAGTAGGCCTATCTGAATCGCTATCCACTATTACCGCCAGACACACTTCTGCATTAGGGACAGACCGAATGAATGCTTCAGTGGCTTTAATTATTTCTTTCGTGGCATCCCTTACATTCTTTATCCCTCCGGCTGGATATATAGCAATGCATCCTGCATCGAGGAAGCATTCCCACATGTATTCTTTTATTTCTTCTATGTTACTGGAATAGTAGAGGTCATAGTTATCCGAGACCGCAGCACCTAAGAGATAGACGTCATACAATCCCTCTGTTACTATGATCGCGTATTTACAGCCACTTAGCAACGCTATGCACCTCCTGCTATGCTATTGACTAGGGAGCTATATGCCGCGCAACTCTATACCTATTTCCTTTGCCTCTAAGATCTCTCTGCCCTTAAATACTGAGTATACCTCTCCGTTCGACATCAAGACAGTCTTAACCTTGTCGAGAACACCATGCCTCATAGCTCTTTTGGCGATAAAGCGTATCAGCTCCATGCTATGAGTGCTGAGCAACACAAGAGCACTAGGATTCTCTTTAGTAGCTCTCGCTATGCTATCTGCAAGTACCATTAAGTAGCCTGGGTGGAGTCCAGTCTCGGGCTCTTCAAGGATAAGTACTGTCTGGGGCTGCCTCCTAGCTAGAACTAGACCTGCTAGCAAGGCTAATAGCAGCAGGGTACCATCGCCGAGTAACGCTGCAGGTATTCTCATACCGTCCTTTCTCAGAAGGACTTCATTCTCTTTAATGATAGGATCCTCTAGATTGAGACTTCTGATGCTTCTAATAACGTTACCATAGTCTCTAAGGAGTCCAAGATCATGAACTTTGTCTACTATTTTCTCTAAGGTATTTGCGCCAAAGATTTCATGGCGGATAACAGTACTTCTTCGAAATACTGTGTAAACATTCCATTCCGTCTTTTCATTGGCCTTTCCATCGTTGAGGTTTACTCTGTACTGTGCTGTCCATAAGTTATCTATAGTCCTTCTCAGTTTCTTCCATATACACCGCCTAATCATTTTTCCTAGTTCTTTACCTAGCTGGAGCTTAGCGTAGACTGAATATAAGTCTTTTAATTCAGCTCTCTCTAAGATTATCCCTGTCATATTTATTATGTTACGTACGAAGACTGCTTCAAGATTACTAAGTTCTTCGTAGTATTGTTTCTCCTTGCTTACACCCATTCTAAAGCGTGGCAAGTATAAGTAGGATGATCCATTCAGCTTTATAACTATGCTATCATCTATGATTGGCCTAATTATCCTGTTGACATGCTCCCTTAGGGTTAATGCTGCAGATTTTAGGGCAGGCTCACTTTTGTATATACTTCTCGCTAAACTTTCTGGAAGCAATATAGGTTGTACTATTTTTTCTATCGATAACCTTTCTTCACAAGTTGATTCTGCAAGATGAGCTATAATGTACCCTATAGTGAACATTATCGTTGTTAACGCTTCACCCTCTCTAGTGTAGCTAGCAAAGGCTTTTCTGAGACATCTGTATGCTTCGCCTTCACTTGTCAGCTCATCGTAGAGGCTTTCTCTGATTTTTTGAAGCATCATACATAGGAATTGATTATTTATTGTGCTATTTGGCTTAGCTATCCTTACTATTCGGGCGCCTTGGTCATCCATCTTGAGATTTAGATTTATGGTTGCCTCTTCTCTGCATGTCAAGTTCAATAGCCTACTTGGGTGCCCAGCGAGCTTGTCGTCTATTATCATGCGGGCTATGTCGTTGCCGAGCCAGTCTTGTAGGCTAGGTGCTGAGAATGCGAGGGCTAATGCCTCGAGGACTGAGGATTTGCCGGCGTTATTCCTGCCGGTGAGTATAGTTATCGGAGCCAGCTCTAGCTTAACCTCTTTTACTCCTCTGAAGCACTTGATCTTGGCTACGCCAATAGGGCTATCCTGCTTGGTCTCTTTTGCTTGCTCCATAGCCCTCCCACTCCACCTACAGGCTACAATGCATTATACCGTTTCAAAACCATGAGTGTCGATGCCGGGTTCGATACCGTGAGCTTTCGGCTGTGGAGGGTTCATAGCTGTACTGGTCTTTGCGGCTCTTAAGTACCCTGCCCGGGAATGTGTGGCGTTGCTGGTGCTCGGGGTCTTTTGCAGTCTTTATAGTATGCCTAGTGGGTTGAGCCGCCAGGTGTAGAGGGCCATGCCTGCTACTGCCTCGTCGTAGCCCATGGCGGCGAGGAGCTCTAGGTCCCGGGGGCCCGCTATGCCCCCGCTGTATGCTAGCCGGGGTGCGCCGGCCTCCCGGGCCTGCCGGGCTAGCCTGGCTGCGCGGTGGAGGTCTACGCCGCGCTGCTCGCCCTCGTGGAAGACCTGGGTGTAGAATAGCCCCCAGATGCCGCGGGTGCTTGCTGCCTGCTTCACGGCCTCGGCTAGGGTCATGGGCTCCCTGCTGCGCCACGCGCTTGTGGCGGGTAGCGCGTCCCAGTGCTCCTCGACGGCTGGGACCAGTACGCCGGGGCCTAGCGCGTCCACGGCCTCCTGGAGGAACTCGGGGCGGCGGAGCCACGCGCTCGCGACCACCAGGCGGTCGGCGCCCGCGCTGTGGGCCTCTTCTAGGGCGTCTATGCTCCGGAGCCCGCCGCCTAGCTGTATCGTGGCCCCTGTCTCCCTCTTGGCCCACTCCACGAGCTCTAGGACGCACCTGCTAGGCCTGCCCCTGGCCGCGCCGTCCAGGTCGACTATGTGGAGGACCGTGGCGCCGAGGCTGTGCCAGAGCAGGACGAGGCGCCGTGGGTCTCCGAGGCGTAGCCCGGTGCCGGGCACGCCCCGGACCAGCTTGACGGCCTCGCAGCCGGCCACGTCTATGCTGGGTACGAGCCGGGGCCTGGAGAGGAGGCTTGGCATGGCTAGGGTATCACCCTGTCCACGCTGAGCACTAGTATGTCGCGGGCGCCGCGCCGCCGGGCCTCGACGAGGACGTGGGCTAGCCTGTCCTCCGGCACCACTGTTATCACCTCCCACATGGGCCGGGGGCCCTCCACCCTGGCTATCGTGGGCCCCGACATCGAGGGGAGCGCCTCTACTACGCGCTGTAGGGCCTCCTCCGGCACGTTCATGAGTACTAGCTTGTAGCCCCGGGCCCGTAGCACGCTCCTCACAGCCTCGACGATGACCTCTACGAGGGGGTCCTCTGGGTCTACGTGGCTGCCCCGGATCAGCTTGGCCTCTGTCCGCATGACCTCGGCTACTACGCGTAGCCCGTGCAGCCTAAGTGTGGTCCCGGTCGAGGATACGTCGAGTATGGCGTCTGCCACGCCGAGCCTGGGCATGGCCTCGGCGGAGCCTGTTATCCTGATTATCCTCGCCCTGACCCCTAGCTTCTCGAAGAACCTCCGGGCTATGTTGACGAACTTGGTCGCCACCCGGACCCCGTCGGGGAGGTCTCTTGGGCTCTCCACCGGCGCCTCCTCGGGCACTGCTACCACGAGGCGGGCGCGGCCGATGCCCAGGCCCTCGACTATCTCCAGGCCCTCGCCGCTGTGCTCCTCTATGTAGTCGAGCCCCGTGATGCCGAGCTCTGCGCCGCCCGCAGAGACTATCGCCGGTATGTCCTCGGGCCGGACGTAGACCAGGGACACGTTCTCCCAGTTCGTGGGCACTATCAGCGCGCGGGTCGCGTCGGGGCTGTAGAGGGGCTCTATGCCCGCAGCCTCTAGTAGGCGGAGCACAGGGTCCCTTAGCCGGCCCTTGCTGGGAACCGCTATCCTCACACCCACTCCGCGCTCACCTCCCTAGGAGCCCTCCCCGGTGGACTGCTGGGGGCGAGAACCGGTCTACGCGTAGGCCAGGGCTCTGCTCCAGCCCCGCGCGGCGCCCGCTGGCCCGGGAGAACGGGGCGGCATGCCGGGCGACCGGGCTCTACTCCTCTACGCCTGGAGGTGAACCCGGTTCATCTCCAGCCCCTCCTCCCTCCACGTGAATGGGCTAGCCTTCCCACCAGGGTTTTAAACATAGGGCCCCGGCCCTGGGTGCAATAACGCATAGTGTAGGCGGCTACGCCATATTTTACCCTAGCAGCTCTCACAAGGTCGCTACGACGCGTAGAGGAGAGCCTAGCGGCTACGCCTGGTGGTGGACTAGGCCTTGGAGGGCCGCGAGGATAGGGAGCTAGAGAAGCTGATAGAGGACATGGTGCGGAGGATAGTCTCTCGCCCGGCCGTAGAGGAGCCTGAGGGCGGGGACGAGGAGCAGCCGGTGCGGCTCGTGCTGGACGACCGTGAGCTGGAGAAGCGTATCTGCAGCAAGCCGGTGGCGGTAGTGCTGTTCACGAGCCCTGGGTGCCCGGCTTGCCACGCCTACCGGCCGATATTCTACAGCTACGCTGACCGGGCACGCCGCAGGCACCGGGGCAAGGTGGAGTTCATCGAGGCCGACGTCTACCACGTGTACGACAAGGCGGTGGAGCTCGGCATATCCGCTACGCCTACTACCGTAGTGTTCCGGCGCTGCCGCCCCGTAGACGGTTTCGTTGGCATGGTGGACGAGGAGACCCTGGCCGAGATAGTCGAGCCCCACCTGGCCAGCGCCTAGAGCCCTGGCATCCTTCTCTTCATGCCCGGCTTAGTGAGGTATATCAGGGCGTCTACCTGGTCTACGCCGCTGGTTTCGCGCCACTCCTCCCCGACCACCGCTATGGCGGCTACGGCCTCTATCCTGGCGCGCGCTTCCTCGACCAGCATGCGGAGAGCGCGGAGCGTGCGCCCCGTCTCCACTATGTCGTCTACTATGAGCACGCTGT
The window above is part of the Pyrodictium abyssi genome. Proteins encoded here:
- a CDS encoding thioredoxin family protein, with the protein product MEGREDRELEKLIEDMVRRIVSRPAVEEPEGGDEEQPVRLVLDDRELEKRICSKPVAVVLFTSPGCPACHAYRPIFYSYADRARRRHRGKVEFIEADVYHVYDKAVELGISATPTTVVFRRCRPVDGFVGMVDEETLAEIVEPHLASA
- a CDS encoding AAA family ATPase: MEQAKETKQDSPIGVAKIKCFRGVKEVKLELAPITILTGRNNAGKSSVLEALALAFSAPSLQDWLGNDIARMIIDDKLAGHPSRLLNLTCREEATINLNLKMDDQGARIVRIAKPNSTINNQFLCMMLQKIRESLYDELTSEGEAYRCLRKAFASYTREGEALTTIMFTIGYIIAHLAESTCEERLSIEKIVQPILLPESLARSIYKSEPALKSAALTLREHVNRIIRPIIDDSIVIKLNGSSYLYLPRFRMGVSKEKQYYEELSNLEAVFVRNIINMTGIILERAELKDLYSVYAKLQLGKELGKMIRRCIWKKLRRTIDNLWTAQYRVNLNDGKANEKTEWNVYTVFRRSTVIRHEIFGANTLEKIVDKVHDLGLLRDYGNVIRSIRSLNLEDPIIKENEVLLRKDGMRIPAALLGDGTLLLLALLAGLVLARRQPQTVLILEEPETGLHPGYLMVLADSIARATKENPSALVLLSTHSMELIRFIAKRAMRHGVLDKVKTVLMSNGEVYSVFKGREILEAKEIGIELRGI
- a CDS encoding HisA/HisF-related TIM barrel protein, with product MPSLLSRPRLVPSIDVAGCEAVKLVRGVPGTGLRLGDPRRLVLLWHSLGATVLHIVDLDGAARGRPSRCVLELVEWAKRETGATIQLGGGLRSIDALEEAHSAGADRLVVASAWLRRPEFLQEAVDALGPGVLVPAVEEHWDALPATSAWRSREPMTLAEAVKQAASTRGIWGLFYTQVFHEGEQRGVDLHRAARLARQAREAGAPRLAYSGGIAGPRDLELLAAMGYDEAVAGMALYTWRLNPLGIL
- a CDS encoding DUF2202 domain-containing protein; this encodes MQQLPAQPLSEDEKESLLYMVEEKLARDAYNRLAEMYPDVPVFANIARSEQQHVDSVMQLIEKYGLDVELGPPGVFHNQELQSLYNELVDRGSKSLEEALKVGALIEEKDIVDLEEWLAKTDNEDIKLVYENLMHGSFNHLCAFTRTMKSMLGVDYKPVLLDEETYNSIISSCQMGGPKR
- the hisG gene encoding ATP phosphoribosyltransferase, with protein sequence MGVRIAVPSKGRLRDPVLRLLEAAGIEPLYSPDATRALIVPTNWENVSLVYVRPEDIPAIVSAGGAELGITGLDYIEEHSGEGLEIVEGLGIGRARLVVAVPEEAPVESPRDLPDGVRVATKFVNIARRFFEKLGVRARIIRITGSAEAMPRLGVADAILDVSSTGTTLRLHGLRVVAEVMRTEAKLIRGSHVDPEDPLVEVIVEAVRSVLRARGYKLVLMNVPEEALQRVVEALPSMSGPTIARVEGPRPMWEVITVVPEDRLAHVLVEARRRGARDILVLSVDRVIP